A stretch of DNA from Telopea speciosissima isolate NSW1024214 ecotype Mountain lineage chromosome 5, Tspe_v1, whole genome shotgun sequence:
ttttgtctcatccaccaaaacaatatctaAATTATTTTTACCTGTGTGTTATTTGTGGAATTCAGATACCATGGTTAGTTTTTtcatatgttttattttctttgtatcTCAGTCTCTCTTTTTCAGAACACAGGTTAGAGTGGAATGCTCTTTCATCATAATGTAGAGGTATGTTTATTTATCTATATCTCggtctctcttttttgtttgtatGTTCAGatctaacattttttttttacaggtTGAGGCCTTAGCTCAAAATGGAAGAGCACCTGGGAATTACTTCCTAGGTTAtgatggttcgaatccatcaggTTTCAAGGATTGTAGCTTGTGAAGTTGGGTTTTGTTCAAtctttctttaattatgtcctcttttttttcccttacttTAGGTGGGGGTGTATATGCTCTTAATTGTTGTTGTCTCTGTACTTGTTATgtcctcaaatagagctgattggagggaaaggattcatgtagctggccccatttagttgggatattGCTGAAATGTTGTTGTTGTCAGATTTTTTTGTGGTGGGACTTATTGAGTTGGAATTTGTTGTTTAGTTTGGAAGCATTTTATTTTTCACATTAGAGAAGCAGAACTACTGAGCTGTTGGACTGTTTATTATTATTGCTTTGCATTCTGCACTGATTTTGAGTGATAGTTAATCTCAACAGTTGTAGGAAATCTATGAGTAGAGAAGATTCgaaaattataaatttaatcTGAGATAGAACATAGATGGCAGGTCAGCGCACAAGACAGAAGAAAAGGACATACCTTCTGCTACCCTTGGAATTTGATTGCATTTCTATATATGGGGTTGTGGAAAAAGTGAAGAGGCTAAGCAGTTGACAGTTTCAAAGTACTGGCATCAGAGAGTGTTTAAACACATTTGCATGCTACTTTACATTTTTGAGATAAGATTTGATTTAAAGGACACTTTGTGAAGGGTAGTATTTCAATTGTCTATTTGCTAAgttaactaatttttttttttctttcttatttctaaCTTCCTAGTGGTTGGATGTTTCAAAtatgtttttttccttctcctctgACTTGAAACAACTAAAATGTGGCATGTGAATAGGGTTTAAGCCCATGCCCATCTCTGCAAAATCagggatgtgtgtgtgtgtgtttgtgtgtgtgagagagagagagagagagagagagagtcataaGTTTTCCAGATCTTTAACCACTGTCATCTATATAAAGAACACATGTCCGCTACCATTCCCATCTCTATGTGAATGAAGAATCCTCCCTCCCCAACAGTGTActcctttttttctccccccccccttaggGCAGCTTGCCatgtccttctcttttcctcatatgaAGAAAGGCTTCTCCCTTCCAAGAATGCAGATCAGTTTCTTCTGTGTGATGGGTTTTGATTCTACTCCTGCCCCCTTTTCTTTAGTCTCATTCTCTTGTTCTTGAGAAGCAAAATATACGTTCATGTGTGGAGGTGTTTGTGGCTGTATTTACATTCAAGCAAGGCATTTGAAATTTAATGCTCCACTTTTTCTGAATATGTTTGCATGAATCTATGTTTGGGTATATATATTAAGGGTCTTCTATTCtatattttaattcaaatttgaacCTCAATGGCTGAATTTTCAGCCATGTTTTTCAATTGAGGTTCTGAACTCGATTTGGAACTTCTTCCAGTATTTTCTGCTGCCAAACTCCAAACCACAATGCTCAGATTAGCTAAAATCTGTGGTGTGTGCTCTGGTGTTATTTGTAGTGATGTAAATATCATTTGAATCTCCTTTAGTAGTAACcttattcatttattttcattttccagTTTGGCTGCACTTTGTTGCTGTTGTGTGTTGAAAATGTGGAAACTTATATGTTGGGAACAATGTATGAATcctgatggattcgaaccatcGTACCCTAGGTAATTCCCAGGTGCTCTACCAGTTTGAGCTAAGGATTCAcctaaaaaataatacatgTTAAAACAATGCTGATGAAGTAATTTAAACACATTTGCAAGGCATAACATTTGCTACTGCCTAAGTTCCCAAATCAATGAATCTGAAAGGAGACTAGCTCCTTCAGCTTCTTGTGTAGAAAAGAAGACTAGTGATCCAAAGTTTCAGAGTGAGAGACCAAAGAGGATATTGCATAGCCAACCCTCTGTTCCCTAAAACTAGATTCATCTTCATTTGAAGAATCAAATGTGCTGATGTCCTTCCTCCTCAATTCCCACTGTTGCTGAAACTTCTGCTTGTGACCCATTGTGGGAAGGCAAATTCTCATCAATCTTACagcttttctttcttaaattaCTGAAAAATGAACCAAAACCCAGATGTCCTGAAATACAAGTACACGATACATTCAACCTCCAGGAGACTCTGACAGGAGATAATTAGATCGCTTGAAAGAGGGAAACCAGTGGATCAAGAAAGTAGAATATGAATAGTTCCTTGAACACATTGTGATAGGAAAGGTGAACTATAAATTGCAatggattttcttcttcctacaaACTATATGTGAACATAAGAATTAAGCTAAAATTCAATCAATTCACAACCAATTTGTGcagcaaaaaaaatcaaattgaagAGTCAAAACATTTGGAAGGAATTTTAGCCAgacaaaaatcaagttttgcaATAACTATTTACAACATACAAAACCCCTCCCTCCTCCAACGCCAATCCAtcatccccaaaaaggaaaaaaaaaaaaaaaaaacaaagaacaagaaggggaaaaaacttACAGATTTCAATTTCTTAATCAGATAAAGAAGCTAATATATTAAGACTACCTCCTCATCAATATCAAAGACATAAAGGAGAAAAACTGATAAAACACAGTTTTCTACAAAGAAAGATTATCATAGAACACTAAAGAACTatacaaacaaagaaacaaatacCATATAGGCTCATATTAATTCTTATGGAGTGTCCACATACTAAACTCTGTTTTTTCGGTTGGGAACATATAATAAACATCACTGGGCGTTATgagtcgagagagagagagagaggaaataactGAATGCCTGGGATTTTtcgatagagagagagaggaaagagggagGGAAATCTTTGTAGAAGCATTCACCCTTTGTAGATGAGAATAAACTCTTATTTGCAGcaaaaagaagaagtagaaattACCTTGTTGCAGAGTCCCACCAACTGTATTGACAGAGAGGTTCAGCGAGCTTCTCTCGAGAGCTACATTCTGTACTTCTGTGTCAAGAGGGGAAATAACCGAATGCTGGGactcttagagagagagagagagagagaggaaagagggaggaaaatcttttttttccattttaactCCTGATTTTAGGCAACGTGTTGGTACCCATTTCTTTTCAGCTGGGGCGGGTATTCCTCAAACCGGGTCGTAATATGGGGTGAGAGTTGAGAAAACAATTAGAAccgttagatttttttttgtcaggtGTCGATCAGTGAAGGGTGCTTCTCCGGATTATgcattgtagaggattttaatccatccAGTGGATTgtcttcaattttttaaatgGTTGGGAGTCAAATATGCAATCATTATGCAATTAATTTGCTCATTATGTAATGAACAGTAACAACATAATGATGACCTTCAAAGGGTTTAaatattagggtttagggtttaagcacaaggttgtttAAAGCAATACATCTGACATATCAAGTTGAGAATAAACAGGTTGCTGCTTCCAGGtagtatttatagaaaaacctAGAATTTTAGGTTAGATGAGCTTATACACCAGAGTCTTATTCTTTATTCAAGTAAACTTATATtagaatatataaaataattatagaatatacccaacaaTAAAACCCTAcggttatttaaaaaaaaataatcaaactaAAAAGATTTGGGTGGCACCTTGATCTGAATCAGATTGTAGTTGTACTATTTCGGCCGCGCCATTGTGTACTCGGTGGCAATAGCCAATAGGCAGCGGGCCCGCAGCAATTGCAactgattaaaaaaaagaacagaatttttatgttttaggaAAAAGATAAGTGAAGACAAAATCTCTCACCCctattctcttttttccctaaTTTGGCCTGCACGCATGGAATAACCCATGCACATGACCATAACAGAATCACTTTAGCCTTTGTTTACTTTTGCTTTTAAAGATTCATTTCTcgttccttctctttcttgcgAGCACACCAGCTTCTCTTTACTCTTCtgtcaaaattattttttttttcttcttttctatcaaAGATGAGTAGCTGTGGGTGAATCCTTTCTCCGAGAAGGAAAAatttcccctattttttttatgtaaaccccccccccccccaagtgtCCGTCTCTGAGAAAGGACTCTGCAAGTAAGGCTGCGACTAGGGACGGTCGACTTCTCCTGGAGCCCACGTTCCCTTCGCCGGAAAAGGTTAGTCTATTTCTTTCTCTCGTTTGATCAAACACCAGATTTTGGATTCCCGCCCAAAGATTATATGAACGAGAGCAGGAAAATGGCATATTATTATTTCTTGGACCAATGGATCTAATATCTCCTATGTGGGAGATTAGTTTAGGTCCAAATCTTGTATAAATGTGGATGTCCATTAATTACCTATAAATTTGAACTTAATCAGAGTTTTGGCCACGTGGTAAGGATCGAGCTCCTCTACGGCGCAAGGGTGAATCGAACATCTTCTGATGTGGCAACAATGTTTGCCATGTGGACGAGCTCCCATTTGGACAACTGAGTTATCGATCCGTGCAGTCCAAATTAGAGCTCGTTCACATGGCAAGCTTTGGTGTTGCGTCAGAAGATGTTCAGTGCACCCCTGGGCCGTAGGGGAGCCTGACCCATGTGGTAAAGCTTTGAAGATATATTacttttttgaaatttaaataagggactgaaaatacaagggaaatTTGTTAATACATGGGGTAGTGAAATTTGGCATTCAATTGTATGATTTGCCAAATCAGTCTTCCATGTGGTCCATTATGTGGGTAGTCTGTTTTGGATAGACTACACTAGCTATAAGAACTTTTACAACTTAAGATAGAAGAGAGTTTTAAAACATGATGGAAGCAATTAGTGTAGCTTTTGATTTGAATCAAATTGGATCGGAATTGGCTTGAATTAGTCTGAAAAAGCCCTAGAATTGGTAGATCAGAGGAACATTCTAACAATTTTGGTGTTTTTATCCTGGAATCAATCATATAGAATTGTCACAAATTGGGATCAGTGACTGCCGATTCTGATCTGAATCGAATAATTCTTGAATTCTGGAGAAAAGCCACTAAGACTTACAACAAACAAATTatcttttttgatgaaaatgtaatcacacGTTTTTGGCAAGTTTTTAATTGGACTTAAGTGACCATATTTTCTCCTAAACTTTGATCGGCCTAATGTTTTCACCTAATCCGAAAAGATGACTCAAAGGGATACATTTATTATGATATCActttcaactcaaggtcaatgcacgtATATCGAAATTAAAACATGTATTTCAATAAAATTCCTCaattatatgagaatagtgcctttttttttagttccctatttttttttttatgttaagcgATCTTCTAAACAGACGGGAGTGTGGGCCCACCCTAAATATCTCCCATTgttctatctctcctccttaaagcgttcttttttaccattttaaactCGTTTTGCCATATGTTTTGCAAACATACGGAAAAAATGGTAAACGGCaagcattcccgttttaaaTGCATTTAAACACATTTAGAACATGTTCACGTGTTTTTGGCGTTTTTAATTGGACTTAAGTGACCATATTTCTCTCCCCCGAACTTTAATCGGCCTTGATACTTTCACCACCGAAAAGATGACTCAAAGGGATACATTTATCATGATATCACtctcaactcaaggtcaatgcacgtATATCGAAATTAAAAACAtgtatttcaataaaaattcctcaatttatatgagaatagtgttTTTTTagttccctatttttttttgggagcaGTTTCTATACGGAGTGTGCCTTTGTTagtccatgtgtctatctctctcctccttaaaacaaaaggccaaatatgtcttttcacatggggaggaaagagatagactcatgggagtgctgcgTAAGACTCTATTTTTTTGCCGTTCCGGATATTGTTTTTCTCAACTGTAAATTGTGATTAGAGATAATGAATTACAGGTTAGTATTCTCTGTAGGGGAGCATGCCTCTACGTGCAtgcggggccaatgagagcgtgcatTAGCATCTTAGAGgatgggatttctgcctttttgaatttgaaatcatATAGTGGAGTTTTTAAAATTAAGGTGTCGTTGGACATATTTTCTTAGAATGCATTACAGTTGTGGTTTTGCTCTTTTTCTTGCATCATAGAGGCTTGAAAATCTTCTCTTTCTGATTTTGTTGTTTAATGTTTGCATCAGAGGCTACATCTGTTACTATAACTTCTCTTTGGATCCCTAAAAAGGAATGGAGATGATGGTCAAGGTGTGTCCTTATGGGATAAGAAATCAGGGCGATCAATGGGATGAGAAAGGCCAAAGCATGCTAACCCAAATCTTCATATCCTATGACAGTAGCAGGATAAAATCCATACagactgcatacattcttgatgAGAAATTGCAACTATCTGATAAACATGGCGGAGATGGAGATACGTTCGAAACGGTGATCAAGTCAACACAGTAACACAAAGTTTTCCAGTTCTTCCATCTCTCTATatatgtagggatgtaaatgaagagccgaaatccgtttagcactatctgaatccatccaaaagctaaacggatatggatacggataggctatagctatccgaaaaactatatttagatgtaaatggataaaatatctgatccatATCCGTctccgtatccgtttaacactattcaagccgaatccgatccgtttacatccatatatatatatgagaagtGAATGACCAATGATTCTTTGTTTATTGCAGGTTGAGATAGATTACCCATCTGAGTTTCTTACTGGCATTAGTGGTTACACCAGTAAAATAGATTGGGGGGTGCAAGCTGTGATGTTTGAGACCAATAAGAGAAAGATTGGGCCGTTTGGGAAGGAGGAAGGCAATCACTTCTACATTCGGATGGGGACTAAGCAATTCTTTGGAGGATTTCATGGAAGTTCGGGCTCTGACTATCTCTACTCAATTGGAGTTTATGTGAAGCCTATCAATCCACTTTCAACCGTTGTTACTTCTCGGTCGAATCGAAGAGGATACAAATATGATTCTGATTATTGAAACGTTGGTATTATGTTATAAGGATACAAATTACAAATGGAGTTTGATGCTAAACGGAATATATATTATGCCGTAATCAAGTATTTCAAGAAGATATCCATCTTAAAATCTTGGAGTTCACCcaatcatggttttaagtatcagTATCAAACTCGGCATATTGACCGGTCTGTAATGGAATTGGCTGAGCCCGATGCTGATACTTGAACGATACTGTTGCCAATGCACCTGATTGTGCATCGGACGGTACACCACATGTTGGAATTTTCCAAATAATAGATGTGggatttagtcccacatcggctatggaGAAGTGTTtcatttggtttatatataaTTGTGTGCTATTTTCACATGTTATGTTTGGAAAAGggttgtacggtgcacttgtgGGCGAGGACGGTGACCGTCCAAGCACGTGCGTGTGCCTGAGGCACAATGTGGCGTACTTTGCACGTGCGCATCGTCGCagtatgtcgccttaatctttttgGGATTgacggtgtctgatcaaagggtgcttaggttcaatccaaccgttggatcggtggctgaCCAAAGTGGGGGTGCAACCCTTGGTTCAACGTTGAGCCCAATGCTTGCAGCCCACACGTACAGCCATGAGAGCCCAGCCCAATAGACATGACCTATCATgggtcaagccatatgagccaatgggtgtgacccatccgaacaggctctgtgggcctataaatgggccatgAATTCTCTCAGTCCAATATCATTAAAAAATCTCGATAGCTTCACGATCGTGTTCTTGTCTCGCAACCGATAATGATCcactgatttatcttgggaggcggGTTTGCTTGCAACCCTTTGCAagaataggagggtgcaaatactgtcttaaggacagaacgacctcgttcgactcaggccatctttctgtcttcttccttttcattcCAGTTTTCTTACACCACACTTGAGAGTGGATTAGTGTGGTGCATCGTCAGATGCACAATCAGGTGCACtgaacttgagaggataaaaattcggcCAGATATTTGGATTAGATTAACAATCAGTCGATCCAATATGATTCCACTCATGTATATGCTAACCACGTGGTGGTGGCAAtctagaaatgaaaaaaaaagaaagaaaggcaaatcttctaggagggagagagagagagagagagagcaagagttTGGAGAGGGAGGGGCCGAGGGGGGGTCGAACGGGTGAtc
This window harbors:
- the LOC122663284 gene encoding inactive protein RESTRICTED TEV MOVEMENT 1-like, translating into MEMMVKVCPYGIRNQGDQWDEKGQSMLTQIFISYDSSRIKSIQTAYILDEKLQLSDKHGGDGDTFETVEIDYPSEFLTGISGYTSKIDWGVQAVMFETNKRKIGPFGKEEGNHFYIRMGTKQFFGGFHGSSGSDYLYSIGVYVKPINPLSTVVTSRSNRRGYKYDSDY